The stretch of DNA CGGCTTCAAAACAATGGACAAATCCGCAGTTGATTTGTACTTATCTGCTCCGCAGACGGGCGAGCAGTTCTTCCATATCCTCAGGCAGCGGCGCCGAAAACTCCAAATATTCCTCCGTGGAAGGATGGACGAATCCGAGTATGGCCGCGTGCAAAGCTTGTCCGCCTTCCATAAAGATTCCTTTACTCCGGCCGTATACGGGATCTCCGACGAGCGGATGCCCGATAAATTTCATGTGAACCCGGATCTGGTGCGTCCGGCCGGTTTCCAGCTGAAGCTGCAGCAGGGTACAATCGCCGAACCGCTCCAGCACGGTAAAATGGGTTACCGCCGTCTTGCTGTTCTTCTCCGTTACCGTATACAGCTTGCGGTCATGCGGGTCCCTGCCGATCGGAGCGTCCACCGTTCCCTGATCATGGGCCACATTGCCTTGGACAACCGCCAAATAGCGCCGGGTCACGCTGTGCGCTTTGAGCTGCGCAGCAAGTGAATTGTGGCTGGCGTCGTTCTTGGCGGCCATAATGAGGCCCGATGTGTCCTTGTCAATCCGGTGCACAATGCCGGGACGAATCTCGCCGTTAATTCCCGACAGGTCCTTGCAGTGGTACATCAAGGCGTTGACCAGCGTGCCTGAGGGATGACCTGCCGCCGGATGCACGACCATGCCGCGCGGCTTGTTGACGACAATCACGTCGGCGTCCTCATAAGCGATATTCAGCGGAATATCCTCCGGCGTCAGTTCCGAGGTTTCCGGCTCCGGAACCGTCACAGAGATTGTATCACCCGTGAAGAGCTTGTAGTTCGCTTTTACCGTCCTGCCGTTTACCGTTACATGTCCTGCCTCGATCCACTGCTGCACCTGGGAGCGGGAAATATCCTCTTCCCAAGCTTCGGTTAAATATTTATCGATGCGTTCGCGGGCGTATTCCTCCTGAACGGTCCAGACGACGATATCATTATCCACGGTCTCGCCTTCTGCCCCTTCATTATGGGCGTCCTTACTCAATGCTGTTCATTCCTTTCCTCTACCTCGCTTGTTTCCTTCACTTCAATCACTTCAGTTGGGCCGCCCCTCATATCCATAATGGAATCGAGAATAATAAGCGCTACACCGACGACAATACAGGAATCCGCCACGTTAAAGATCGGAAACGTATAGCTGCCGAAATTAAACCGCAGAAAATCGACAACTTCGCCTGTAAGCGCCCGGTCGAGAAAGTTGCCGATTGCGCCGCCAAGCACAAGCGACAGCGCCAAGGGAAGCAAGCGCCGCGTCCTTCTTACTTTGTTCAAATACCAGACGATTCCAATCAAGACGACAAGCGTCACCAGAATGAGAAACCAGCGCTGGTCTTGCAGAATGCTGAAAGCGGCGCCGCGGTTGCGGTGCGATGTGATGACAAAAAAGTTTCCGATCACCGGAATTTGTTCGTCGATTTCCAGCCGGGTGGAGATCAGATATTTCGTTCCCTGGTCAAGCAAAAATACGATTAGCGCGATCAGATAGTACACCACTTCAGCTTGTCACTCCGTTCTTATTTTTCCCGCCCGAAAGCGGTCCAAAACGTGTATAAAAGACCTGTATATTGTAGCACAGGCCTCAAGAACCCGTCCATTGCGGCGCACCCCGCGCCGCACTTATCAAAAGCACAATTTGCCAGCGGTAAAAAACCGGCCAATCGGCCAACCTAACAAGGAAAACGGCAAATGGAAAGGAGCCGAGGCTAATGAATCACCTGTCTTCGGAACAGCTTGCCCGCCTGCGTGGCCTTCTTATCCGGCAGCGGGACGATATCCGGCACAGGCTTAAGGAGAATGAAGATCACGGTCTTGAAGATTCCATGCGGGATATGTCGGGCGAACTGTCGGAAATCGACAACCATCCCGGCGATGTCGCCACCGACCTGTATCATCGTTCCATGGATATATCGCTTCAAGAGCTCGAAGAACTGGAACTAAAGGATATAGACGACGCGCTTGAGGCGATGGACAAAGGCACATACGGCATTTGCGCGGCGAGCGGACAGCCGATTCCATATGAGCGACTGGCCGTTCTTCCCGCCACACGCTACTCCAAGGAATACAGCCCCCGCCAGGAAAAGCCGCATACGCGCCCCGTGGAAGAGGAATTTCTTACTCCTCCTTTTGGGCGAAGCAGTCTCGACGAGCATGAGTATAACGGATTTGACGGCGAGGACGCCTGGCAGATCGTCGAAAGCTTCGGCACCTCCAACACGCCGGCTATGGCGGAGGGAAATAATATCGATTCTTACAATGATATGGAAATCGAAGCTGATGATCCAGATGGCTTCGTCGAGCCCTGGGAAAATTTCATCGCCACGGACATAACAGGCAATCATGTTACCGTCGTGAAGGGACATCAGTACCAGAGTTACATGGACAGCGGAGAAGGCGACTACCTGCTTGATCCTTACGCTAACAATGAAAAGGAGTAGCCGCAAGGGCTGCTTCTTTTCTTTTAAGGACTCTTCGTGCTCAGTATAGGTCTTTTATCCTTCGTTAATTCCAGACAATATGTATAGAAAATCAATTAATTCGTCAAATTCCGAGCCTATTTATATAAATATATTGACAAAAGCAGAGCAAGGAATATATTGTAAGGGAAAATTATTCTTTATTTTTTCATAAACTCAATATGGGCAAAGTTCTCCGAAAGGGAATGACGCAAAGCCATGGATCTACAGTCTCAAATCTTGCTTGAGACCATGACAGCCAGGTTGCTGAAGAACCAGAACGCTAGTATATCAAGCGTCCTATATGGTGATTTTGTCAACCGACCTGTACTCTGTTTTGAGTGCAGGTTTTCTATTATTTGTTAGATAACATGGCAAACAATACTTGATTTGTGGGGTGGATCTTTTGAAGACAGTCGCAGATTATATGGCAGAAGCACTACGCAATCTCGGAGTGACGCATTCTTTTGGCATTATCGGTAAATCTATTTGTCCCATAGTTCTCAAAATGGTAGATTATGGTATTGAATTTATTCCTGGGAGACATGAATCCAGCTCCGGATTTGAAGCTTCCGGCTATGCCTTGAAAACCGGAAATCTCGGCGTGGCTTTCGGTACTTCCGGTCCAGGGGGGACGAACCTCCTCACAGCGGCGGCACATGCCAAAGCCAACAACCTCCCTGTGCTGTTTATTACGGGGCATCAATCCATTCAGGAGCTCGGAATTCCCCAGTGCCAGGATTCTTCTTCGTATCTTGCCGATTTGGCGGACATGTTCAGACCCGCTACGCTCTTCAGCAAACTAATCGAACGCGGCGATCATTTCAGCACGATTTTTAACCATGCTATTTCAATTGCGCTGAGCGGCAAGCGCGGACCTGTTCATCTGTGCATTCCTTTTGATGTCCAGACAGAACCGCTAAAAGAATGCCGAATTGTTATCCCCGAACGGGAAACGCTTGTCAGTTACGCTAATTTTGACCGTATTGTTGATGCCATTAACCATTCCAGCAGACCTCTGATCATAGCCGGCAAAGGCGTCAACCGCTCCGGTGCGCATACGGAATTGGTTCAATTGGCAGAGACCTTTAATATTCCTGTCGTTACTACTCCCGGCGGCAAAGGCGCTATCGCCTGGGATCATCCGCTATACCACGGTCCAATCGGTGTTGGCGGATGCAGGCATGGCGACGATTTGTTGAATCGCAGTGATTTGTTTATCGTGCTTGGATCACGTCTCAGTGATATGACCATTTGTAACCTCAAAGCGGAGAATCATCCGGAGACCTTGATTCAGTTTGACGTCGATCCCACCTTTGTGGGAAAAATATTGACCTCCCAGACGATTGCGGTCGGCGGAGATTTGCGGGATAACTTGTCGCTGTATCTCCAGAATGTTGATACTGCCGCTATTAAAAAACGTGATCCGGAGACGGCTGTTCATTATGCGGAAGAACTGCCCGATCTGCCCAATCTTTCACTGGCGTCGGTAATGAGCACGATGAGCGACCTGATCCCTTATAACAATACCATATTTGTTGATGACGGCAGCCACGGCTTCAATGCCGTGAAGTGGTACAACGTGAAGAAGCCGGGCAGTTTTGTCTTCGACGCTTACTTTGCCTGCATGGGCAACGCAATCGGCATGGCTATTGGAGCAAAGGCTGCTTCTCCTGAGGAAACGATATTCTGCATTACCGGCGACGGCTGCTTCATGATGCTCGGTACAGAAATTAATACTGCCGTTTGCAAGAATATCCCGGTCATTTTTATCGTTGTGAATAATATGCAGCTGGATATGGCGTTAAAAGGAATGGAAAAAACTACAGGCAGAATCGACGGAACTTTATTTGAAGTTCCTATGGATGCCGTAAAATTTGCCGAATCGCTGGGAGCTGCCGGCTACAAATGCGAGACCAAAGAACAATTTGCTACTGCTATCAGCGAAGCTGTGGCTTTAAACCGTGTTGCCGTCATCGAGCTATTGACTGACCGTGACGAAGTGCCTCCTACCGCACACCGCACACTAAATCTTGATTAATAGTTTCACAGACAAAACAAGCATATGCTTCCGAAGCAAGCTTTCACGAAAAGTAACCCGGGGAGCATACGCCAGCAAAACTTTTAGGAGGCATTTCTATGAAAGACAACGTAAACAGCGGTTTCAAGCATTTCTCTAATCTTTCCGGCGACTATGGGGCCAAGGCGATGGCTCCGATCAAAGAGCATTTTCCCGAATTGGCTGAATTTATTATGGGCAACGCTTATGGCGACATTTTTCAGCGGACCACTATTGGCGCCGATTGGAAAGAGATTGCCGTTATTTCCTCTCTGATTACGATGGGCCAATTCGAGCAGCTCGGCGTTCATTATGTGATGGCGCTCCGTGTAGGCATGACCGTTGATCAAATCAAGGGGATTTTACTGCATCTTGTGCCATGTGTTGGCGCTCCGAGAATTATTTCCGCTTTTAATGTCCTTCTCTCGACACTGGAAGAAATCCAATAACTACACCATCGACAAAATAATGCATCATTCGACTTTTTTATTGCATATCTGAGAAATATAAGTATACAATAAAGAAAAATATCCCAAAGCTAACGTTACCATGTCGAATGTTGGCATTAGCAAATCGTTTTAAAGGATATTTACATGAAAACGGCCCTGCGCAAAATGCAGTCGGACTTCATGCTAAACTCATCAAATTCCGGGAGAGATGTACACATGGGAAAATTTATTTTGAAGACAGACTCGGCTAAAAAGGTAATTGATATTGAATTGGAGGGAACTTTTACAGAAGAAGACGGCCTTAAATCGATTCAAGCCTATAAAGAAACGATCAGCGCTATTACTCCTGCAGACTATCAACTGCAAATTGATTGCAGAAAGCTGAATGTAACCGCACCTGAAGTTGTGCCGCTTCTTGAAGGCTGCTTCATCATGTTCAAGAGCGACGGATTTGTAAGAGTGAATCTTACCCTTGAGAATAATCCTGTCCTCAAAATGCAGCTGTCTCGTCTGGGACGCAAAGCGGGACTGGAAAACCTGGAAATTATTTCGGTCTAGTTAAACCGATGGAGTGAACGCTCACAAAACTTTTAGGAGGATACATATGGCTGGGATTCGTATTAAGGACATTGATATCTATCATCCAAGTAAAAAGATTGGCAACGACTTTTTCATTCAGCATTTTGACGAAAAGGGCATTGATATCCGTGGACTTCTGGCCGCTCTGGGCCGTGAAAACCGCTATAGCATCGACAATGAGGAAGAAAATTCCTTGACGATGGCCTTCGAGGCGGCGAGCAATGTTCTGGAGAAGACCGGTCTTACCGGTGCTGATATCGACCTTATCGCTTATGCTAGCCAAACTCCTGAATATATCTTCCCTACGAACTCATTGATGATTCACCGGCTGATAAACGGAGCGTCCCATACGATCTGCATCGACAGCAATGCGAACTGCGCGGGAATGACAGCTTCAGTTGAACAGGTTAGCCGGCAAATGATGGCCAATCCAAGAATCCGCCGCGCTCTGGTCATCGGCTCTGACCATGTTGCACCGCATGCCGATAAGAATGACCCCGTGTATTATGCCAACTTCGGTGATGCCGCCGCCGCTGTCATTTTGGAGCATGATGAGAATTCCGTAGGCTTCATAGATTCCATCTACCAGACAGACACTTGTGTCTACGGCAACTCGATGTTTCCGGCGGAAGGCTTAGCCAACGTGGGCCGCACCGGCGTAGGTGCCGGACAGTTCAATGTTAAATTCATTCCTTTTGACGATTCAATCTGCGTTAACGCCGCCTCTGAGTCTATCAACACCTTGCTTAGTGATAATGAGATAGCCCCTGAATCAATTAAAGTGGCTTGTTTCTCTCAGCTATCACTTCCCAACATTCAAGCGGTTTCCGAAAAAACCGGCATCGGCAGCGACGTAGCTGTCTACATCGGCGATGAATTCGGCTATACCTCGACGAGCAGCCCTTTCATCGCTCTGCACAAAGCTGTATCTACCGGGAAAATCGAACGCGGAGACAAGCTTCTGTTCTGGACTGTTGGCGCCGGCTGGCAAAACGTAGCTTTTGTAATGGAGTATTAAGCTTAGTCATAGAAAACGGCTCACACGCAGATGTTCTGCATGCGGGCCGTTTTTTTCTGGAACTAATACGTATTGAGTTCGAGCTGATGTTGGACGATGCGGACGATATCGGCGATGTAATCCCCGATAATCGGCAGATTCAGAGCCCCCAGCACCTGAAGCACGTAAATGATCGTTGCCGCAAAAAAAGTAAACCCTATCGCGATTCCGACGCCGCGCGCGGTACCCGAAAGCACGTTCAGCCATATCAGCCGCCAAGGAGAATGCAGCAGCTCCAAATACTCGGAAATCCGCGACTTTTCCATTCTTTGCGCCCATTGAGTAGCCACCCGGTAAACGGTATCGATCTTTTCCTTGTCAGGGGGTTCTGGCGGCCCCTTCCTGTCACGCGCCAGCGGTTTCCAATGCTTCGACTCTCCGCTCCGGCCTGCCCCTCCGTCTCTATCCTCCTTCATCTTGCGCCCCCTCCGTTTTGCGCCGAAAAGTAAACGAGCCCGGCGAATAGAGATGTCTGTCTCTTCATTCGCACGGGACTCGCCTATTAGCGCCGAAATATTCAAGCAGGAATATTTCACGTATTAACGCCTGCGGTCATACTTCTGACGCTAGTATATGCACTTTACGGATGGGACATGCGCCAATTCAGCCGATGAACGGCAGCTTCAGCCGATAAGAATGCCGATCGTTTTGCCGCCGATATCCACCGTTTCAAAAGAATCGCCGCTGCCGAAATCAACAGTCGTAACGAGAACATTTTCCCGCAGGACGCTTTCGAACGCGGTAACTGCCGCTTTCAGCTCGTCATCGACATTCAGAGTCAGCGCGACACGCTTATCAATTGCCAGATCGAGCCGTTTGCGGTAATCCTGAACTGCGCGTACGATTTCACGCACCCAGCCCTCTTGTTCCAGCTCGGGCGTGATTTCAGTATTCAGGGCGACCGTAATTCCGTAGCCGGATGCGGACGCGAAGCCCGGTTTGGCCTGTTTGTCGATCAGCAGCTCTTCCGCGGTGATTTGCAGCTCTTCGCCTTCCGGAGAGGTGACGGCGACCCGCCCGTTTTGAACCGCGCCGCGAGTGGCGTCGCTGTCCATCGATTTAAGGAACCCTTGGATGAAGCCGACGTTTTTGCCGTATTTTTTGCCCGCGACCTTCAGGTTCAGCTTCAAAGTGAAATCGACAAATCCGCTGTCGCTAGTCTCCAGCACGATGGACTTGACGTTGATCTCGTCCTTGATGATCTCCTCATACTCATTGACGTTAAAGCTATAGCCAATGGATACGATCAGTTCGGAGAGCGGCTGACGGGTCTTGATTCCCGTCTCGTTACGGACGTTGCGCGCCAACTCGACGATGTTACGGGCGCTTTCCATATCCTGCTCAAGCGTAGCATCAATCAGACTCTTGTCTGCTGCCGGATAATCCGCCAGATGCACGCTTTCTCCGCCACCCAGGTTGACAAAAATATCTTCGGCCAGCATCGGCATAAACGGAGCGACGATCTTCGCCGTCGTCAGCAGCACATGTGTCAATGTGCGGTAAGCGTCCAGCTTCTCTTCTCCAAGCCCGCTGCCCCAGAAACGGTCGCGGGAACGGCGGATGTACCAGTTGCTCAGCTCGTCGATAAAGTTCTCGATCGCTTTGGACGAATTGACGAAATCATTGACCGCAAGCCCTTTATCCACAACGAGGATCAGGCTGTTCAGACGGGACAGTATCCAGCGATCCAGCTTGTGATCCGACAGCTTGAAAGGATGCTCGGCCGGATCATAGCCGTCAATGCCCGCATACAGCGTCAGGAACGCGTGGGTGTTTACCAGCGTATCGACAACCTTCGATTTGCTCTCGCCAACAATCCCGCGGGAGAAGCGCTTATTGTTCCACGGCGCGCTGTCGGCCAGGATCGCCCAGCGGAAGGCGTCGGTGCCGTATTCGTTCATGATATCCCAAGGATTGATGACATTGCCTTTGGATTTGGACATCTTCTGGCCATTCTCATCGAGAATGTGGCCGGTCGCGATAACGGCTTTGTATGGCGCTTTACCCTTGAACAGCGTTGATACCGCAAGTAAGCTGTAGAACCAGCCGCGCGTCTGGTCGATGCCTTCGCAGATCATGTCCGCCGGATATTGATCGTCCAGCTTATCCGCGTTCTCGAACGGATAATGGCTCTGGGCAAACGGCATTGAGCCGCTGTCGAACCATACGTCGATAACTTCGGAGGTCCGCACCATTTCCGCGCCTTCCTTGAACGGGCTGCGCAGGCGGATGTTATCCACATACGGCTTATGCAGCTCGATGTCTTCCGGCACAAAGTCGACTGCCATTTCTCTCAGCTCGGCGATGCTGTGCGGCGCGAACTCTTTTCCCGTCTCCTGACAGATCCATACGTTCAGCGGAGTGCCCCAGTAGCGGTTGCGGCTGATGTTCCAGTCTACGAGCTCGTCGAGGAACTTGCCGAACCGGCCTTCGCGGACATGGCCCGGATACCAGTCAACGCCGTTGTTGTTCGCGATCAGCTGATCTTTGATAGCCGTTGTGTTGATGAACCAGCTGTCTGTCGCATAGTACAGAAGCGGCGTGTCGCAGCGCCAGCAGAACGGATAGCTGTGCTCGTATTTTTCCTTGCCGTACAGCAGACCTTTCTCCGACAGCATTTTTACGATATCAAGGTCGCAGTCTTTCACAAAGCGTCCGGCAAAATCAGTTACCGTATCGGTGTATTTACCCGACGTATCCACAACATTCACGAAGCTGATGCCGTTCTCGCGGCAGGTCTTATAGTCGTCTTCGCCATGCGCAGGAGCCATATGGACAATCCCCGTACCGCTCGCGTCCGTAACGAAGGAAGCGCCGACGATGACATTGCTTCTCTCCGCCTGGATATAGCTAAACGGAGGCTGGTACGTCTTGCCGACCAGGTCCGAGCCCTTAAGCTCGGACAGTACCGTATGCTCGCCTTTGGCCACTTCTTCAACCAGATTCTTGGCCATAATATAGACGCCGTCCTCCTGCTGCACCCGAACATAATCCATGTCCGGATTGACCGCGAGCGCCATATGCGCCGGAAGCGTCCAAGGCGTCGTCGTCCAAG from Paenibacillus sophorae encodes:
- a CDS encoding RluA family pseudouridine synthase, which codes for MDNDIVVWTVQEEYARERIDKYLTEAWEEDISRSQVQQWIEAGHVTVNGRTVKANYKLFTGDTISVTVPEPETSELTPEDIPLNIAYEDADVIVVNKPRGMVVHPAAGHPSGTLVNALMYHCKDLSGINGEIRPGIVHRIDKDTSGLIMAAKNDASHNSLAAQLKAHSVTRRYLAVVQGNVAHDQGTVDAPIGRDPHDRKLYTVTEKNSKTAVTHFTVLERFGDCTLLQLQLETGRTHQIRVHMKFIGHPLVGDPVYGRSKGIFMEGGQALHAAILGFVHPSTEEYLEFSAPLPEDMEELLARLRSR
- the lspA gene encoding signal peptidase II, which codes for MVYYLIALIVFLLDQGTKYLISTRLEIDEQIPVIGNFFVITSHRNRGAAFSILQDQRWFLILVTLVVLIGIVWYLNKVRRTRRLLPLALSLVLGGAIGNFLDRALTGEVVDFLRFNFGSYTFPIFNVADSCIVVGVALIILDSIMDMRGGPTEVIEVKETSEVEERNEQH
- a CDS encoding TraR/DksA C4-type zinc finger protein, with protein sequence MNHLSSEQLARLRGLLIRQRDDIRHRLKENEDHGLEDSMRDMSGELSEIDNHPGDVATDLYHRSMDISLQELEELELKDIDDALEAMDKGTYGICAASGQPIPYERLAVLPATRYSKEYSPRQEKPHTRPVEEEFLTPPFGRSSLDEHEYNGFDGEDAWQIVESFGTSNTPAMAEGNNIDSYNDMEIEADDPDGFVEPWENFIATDITGNHVTVVKGHQYQSYMDSGEGDYLLDPYANNEKE
- a CDS encoding thiamine pyrophosphate-binding protein, whose product is MAEALRNLGVTHSFGIIGKSICPIVLKMVDYGIEFIPGRHESSSGFEASGYALKTGNLGVAFGTSGPGGTNLLTAAAHAKANNLPVLFITGHQSIQELGIPQCQDSSSYLADLADMFRPATLFSKLIERGDHFSTIFNHAISIALSGKRGPVHLCIPFDVQTEPLKECRIVIPERETLVSYANFDRIVDAINHSSRPLIIAGKGVNRSGAHTELVQLAETFNIPVVTTPGGKGAIAWDHPLYHGPIGVGGCRHGDDLLNRSDLFIVLGSRLSDMTICNLKAENHPETLIQFDVDPTFVGKILTSQTIAVGGDLRDNLSLYLQNVDTAAIKKRDPETAVHYAEELPDLPNLSLASVMSTMSDLIPYNNTIFVDDGSHGFNAVKWYNVKKPGSFVFDAYFACMGNAIGMAIGAKAASPEETIFCITGDGCFMMLGTEINTAVCKNIPVIFIVVNNMQLDMALKGMEKTTGRIDGTLFEVPMDAVKFAESLGAAGYKCETKEQFATAISEAVALNRVAVIELLTDRDEVPPTAHRTLNLD
- a CDS encoding carboxymuconolactone decarboxylase family protein encodes the protein MKDNVNSGFKHFSNLSGDYGAKAMAPIKEHFPELAEFIMGNAYGDIFQRTTIGADWKEIAVISSLITMGQFEQLGVHYVMALRVGMTVDQIKGILLHLVPCVGAPRIISAFNVLLSTLEEIQ
- a CDS encoding 3-oxoacyl-[acyl-carrier-protein] synthase III C-terminal domain-containing protein, coding for MAGIRIKDIDIYHPSKKIGNDFFIQHFDEKGIDIRGLLAALGRENRYSIDNEEENSLTMAFEAASNVLEKTGLTGADIDLIAYASQTPEYIFPTNSLMIHRLINGASHTICIDSNANCAGMTASVEQVSRQMMANPRIRRALVIGSDHVAPHADKNDPVYYANFGDAAAAVILEHDENSVGFIDSIYQTDTCVYGNSMFPAEGLANVGRTGVGAGQFNVKFIPFDDSICVNAASESINTLLSDNEIAPESIKVACFSQLSLPNIQAVSEKTGIGSDVAVYIGDEFGYTSTSSPFIALHKAVSTGKIERGDKLLFWTVGAGWQNVAFVMEY
- a CDS encoding DUF5665 domain-containing protein, translated to MKEDRDGGAGRSGESKHWKPLARDRKGPPEPPDKEKIDTVYRVATQWAQRMEKSRISEYLELLHSPWRLIWLNVLSGTARGVGIAIGFTFFAATIIYVLQVLGALNLPIIGDYIADIVRIVQHQLELNTY
- the ileS gene encoding isoleucine--tRNA ligase, coding for MHKVDIKEKARDRDVRILKKWNEENTFRKSIEYREGKPNYVFYEGPPTANGAPHIGHVLGRVIKDFIGRYQTMKGYRVVRKAGWDTHGLPVELGVEKQLGISGKQEIEAYGVEKFIKKCKDSVFGFEKQWREFSEAIGYWTDLDNPYITLNNTYIESVWNILATVHEKGLLYRGHRVSPYCPSCQTTLSSHEVAQGYKTVKDLSATAKFKLDDSGEYVLAWTTTPWTLPAHMALAVNPDMDYVRVQQEDGVYIMAKNLVEEVAKGEHTVLSELKGSDLVGKTYQPPFSYIQAERSNVIVGASFVTDASGTGIVHMAPAHGEDDYKTCRENGISFVNVVDTSGKYTDTVTDFAGRFVKDCDLDIVKMLSEKGLLYGKEKYEHSYPFCWRCDTPLLYYATDSWFINTTAIKDQLIANNNGVDWYPGHVREGRFGKFLDELVDWNISRNRYWGTPLNVWICQETGKEFAPHSIAELREMAVDFVPEDIELHKPYVDNIRLRSPFKEGAEMVRTSEVIDVWFDSGSMPFAQSHYPFENADKLDDQYPADMICEGIDQTRGWFYSLLAVSTLFKGKAPYKAVIATGHILDENGQKMSKSKGNVINPWDIMNEYGTDAFRWAILADSAPWNNKRFSRGIVGESKSKVVDTLVNTHAFLTLYAGIDGYDPAEHPFKLSDHKLDRWILSRLNSLILVVDKGLAVNDFVNSSKAIENFIDELSNWYIRRSRDRFWGSGLGEEKLDAYRTLTHVLLTTAKIVAPFMPMLAEDIFVNLGGGESVHLADYPAADKSLIDATLEQDMESARNIVELARNVRNETGIKTRQPLSELIVSIGYSFNVNEYEEIIKDEINVKSIVLETSDSGFVDFTLKLNLKVAGKKYGKNVGFIQGFLKSMDSDATRGAVQNGRVAVTSPEGEELQITAEELLIDKQAKPGFASASGYGITVALNTEITPELEQEGWVREIVRAVQDYRKRLDLAIDKRVALTLNVDDELKAAVTAFESVLRENVLVTTVDFGSGDSFETVDIGGKTIGILIG